The DNA region GCCACACGCAGAACATGtccatctcggccatctCGATCGACTCGCAGTCTTCGTTTGGGGGTTATGCGCCCTCGACGTATGCGCAGTCGACGATTGCTGCCTCGACCATCATGCCCAACATGATGGTGCAGCCGGTTCAAAATACGGAGAATACCGtctgggtggaggggcactGCTTCAACTGGGAGCCGACGGAGACGGGGTCTACGTGCACGGTGTGCGACGAGAGGTCGGAGGGGGATGGGCTGTATAAATGCAACGGGTGTGACTGTTTGAGTCACAACAGGTGCTTGGGGTTTGTGAGCCTGGTGTGCCCGGAGGCGTTCCATCCAGACAGGGTGAGGGCCGCGTTTGTGAGGTGTCTGGCTAGTTTGCTGTATACGTACCGGAAGCATTTGGGGAGGCCGACGAGGGAGCAGAAGGGGCACGGGCAGTTGTATGCGTTTGATATGGATGGGTTTGTTAGGAGTTTGCCGTATGATCAGCAGGAGTATGCTACTATGATGAGGGACACGCAGGGTAtattcctcccctccccccaacctttCTAAGGGTGTCATGACAAAACTGACGAAGTGTAGCATTCAACGAATTCATCCACGAGCGCGAGAGACAACCGCAATCGGACCCAGCGAtccgcctctttgacgaggtcattctggccaagaaggcgagggggaAGCCGACATTTTCTGCTGGCCTGTCCCGTCTGTCCACCTTGAGGGCATCTCATGGGTTAACGCCCTCTTACATGGGCGGGGGACATAACCGTCAGGGAGCGAAAGTGCCGAGTTATTTGGGGGACACGAGCGATCATATATGGAGGACGGcgtcggtgccggtgccgagCGCGAAGTTTTCGGGGGATTACAGGAGTGTGGTCACGAGGGtgccggtgaggttggatCCGGGCTTGATGAAGGAGCCGAGGGCGATTCAAGGGGTTCCGAGCgcgggggatgggggggaggaagaaggtgcAGAGGAAGCAGGTTGCTAGTATGCTGGGGGCGCCGGCGGAGTTTGTGGTGCCGAAGTAGGGTAGGGGGCGTGTTGATTAGGGAAGTGGTTAACTGGGAatttgggttgttgtttggggggtgtttttcatttggtttggttgaaagcgttggtttcttttgggTTTTTAAAGTAGTGTCTTGAtaatcttttttttgtgtgttgCTTGCAGGGAAGGGGGATAGgtagggaggagagggagagggtggctATCATCAGGTTTATTTATTTTTGATATcatttggggtttgggggcttgggggagtgggtggaagaGCATCTGGGAGGTTTTGTTCTGCGCGATAGGTTGAGCCAcaagagagagtgagagagagaaatacATGCAAAGCAGACACACAGAGggaagttgttgttgtaatCTTTGTAAGatagaggaagaagaaagaaagaaagaaaggttGTAATCATTGTTGGTTAGcaaatctttttttttttttttgcttttctttttttcgtttttttttttttttttttcttgggaggagggtggctaGGTTAAGGGGAAAATAACACATACATAGCATCataggagggaggggtgtgaaGGGAGGAATGGGAGAGATGAATAAATGCAAAGCGTTGAGCACAAACTTTGGTGGTAAACAACCAATGATGCCTTCTCAGAGAgtacaaacaaacaaatctAAAGTCCGCCTCGAAATATCGGCTACATGTTCCTGAGCCAGCTCAAGCATGAGGTAAATCACATTGAGTCCATGATGTTTAAAATGAAAGAAATGGAACATCGCTAACAAAAGGAAAAACCATGCAAGGTTGATTTCCATGTGTGTGAAGATGCCTGGCTACATGCTTGCTCTATGCAACCAACCCAATGTGTAAACCTCCCCTCAAGGTATCGAAAAAATAGATGGTATCATActcccccaacgcccccCTATTCCTACACAgaacaacccacccccctttccaaacaCCGGCATATACAACACCCCGGACTAAGCCTTCATCGgccccccatctccagaaGTGTCCTtatccttcccctttccagGCGGTTTAATCCCATAATCAGGCATCTTCTCATACGCATTCGGGCTCGgctttctcttccttcttttgctccccccctcgtccccgttctttttccttcccctgctgtgatgatgatgatgatgatgtccgTTGcacttgtcgtcgtcgttgtgaTTGTGAAGACgtcttctcccaccatctGATTTCCCTTGTCGGTCGAGGTCACCCTTTCCACCATCGGAATCCGAGTCGGAGTCGGAAGAgtcagaggaggaggattcgGAGGAGGATTCGTCGACGCCTTTGGGGCGGTGGTAGATGCAGCATACTGGTGGGGTTTAGCTTggagaaaggggaaggggaaagggcgaggagggaaTAAATACCTTTTGACTTCTTGCGGTTGAGACCTTCATTGTCTATGACGTCTTCTGACCATTGCACCGTTCGTGAACTGGGGGCGTGGGCACCacggaggcggaggatggcttgtgggggggaggttgaggttgtggtgattgtttgggtggttgaTATGGTGCCTGTTCTGGGTTCGcgttggtgctgttgggttgttgggtgggagggggtatcGTTGGAGGACATTCTGGCTTTGATATGGGGCGTAGAGAGGGCAGTCAGTCGTCGAGGTGCTCGGCCAGAAGTCGAGGGAGAGAGAATCTCGCGGAATATCGACAATGCGGGGTTGTGTTGGGCTGTGACACAAAGCTAGACCTGTAGAGTGACACAGTCAAAGCGGAAACAGACGCAAGTTGCTTGGGTATCGAGACAGAGACACAAAGCGATATGGCCTGTGATTGATGCTCAAAAAGTTGGGTGGAGTGATGATGTTCTGCTTAAGAATCAGGCTATGGCTGGGTCAGAAAGAGAGCCCCACAGCACGGCATGTGtggtttgtggttgtggttgtggcgCACAGACGTCAGCCAGCGAGAGATGTGGGGCGTCGATCCCGAAACAAAAATCTGGGGTTTCGTTCTGGAAGCTTGTCTTGGACCCTAGCTCCCCCGGCTGGGCTTGCAGCGGGACATCGACCCGGTCCCGAACTTCCAATCTGAGAGGAGCTGACCCATCCTTTCAAACGGTCGGTATTGATTGATAGACCCCTGACAAGAGCTGGGATGGGTATGGGGGAATAGAGGAGGCAGGCTTATGCGATGTAACCAATGGGGTTGAGTGCCGGTTTTCAGGGTCCTTTAATAATATGTCAATGAATGTTTTGTTTGTACCTATGTATGTCGGGTGCCTTGCATTCGACTCAACACCGCAGTAGTATACATAGCAGGGTGATGTGATGGGATGAGTAGGCTTGAACCTCACACGGCAAGAGCGAACTGTAGCAGCCTGGATTCTTATTACTGGAAGAGCAGCAAAATAGAGTCGTTCCAGAATACAATAAATGTAATGGGCCTGGAATGCCTGGCGGCAACTGTccttcgacttcttcttgcggtgtctcccaaacctctcccAGTTTCCTTCACGCAAACCCATTTTCATCCCAATCTTTGAGGGGATACCAGTCCCCAGCATCTGCCAGAGAGGAGATGCCAGCTGCGGTCGATATGCCCTGGAAATTAACAGCCGGCAGCCAGAGCGAGATACCCCAACCAGGCGGGAGCAcgcggcgacggcgaggagCATGCCCGCCAGCTTCAATGATGTCGCACCGAACTCACCTCTGAAGGCCGGCTCGTTCAACTGGTAGATACACAGAGAGGGACTGCTTTCACAAGACATGTTCAAGAAGCAGGCGGGGCATTGAACACTTACTGCCGAGACAGTTCGCTTTCACCCTCCCTCTCGTCGCAGCCTGTTGACCAAAGGGATTTCTTTGCCGGCCACTTGCGACTTCTGCAACTTCTGCGACTTTTGCGACCTCTTCTGCTGCTTcattcttctctttttcaacaagaagaggcTTCGTCCTGCAGCAACCCACACAGTCCAGGACAGGCGCTGGTGACGTCAAATCAGAGCTCAAGTATCACAGCAGGAGGGAAGCGGCATCCCGATCGCGCaaacagaaacagaaacagaaaaCTGAACCTGTCCTAATCGGGCTCACGTCGTCGCATCGCCATTTCCTCTTCCATCTCCAGATTCAGATCCAGAAGCCCGGtgaggttggttgggtgCCCGACTCCCGAGTCGCCGCCTTCTCAGTCCTCCCTCGCGACTGCCTCTTGAGCTCACTGCTTTGCGACGGGCCCCCCTCGAAACAGGAAGTCACACTCAGAGTAACagcaacctctcctccaagaGACGACAACATCACACCTTCCTTTATCAAGAACACACCTTCTTTTGTGACGACACCCCTTCCTTCCATCATAAGAGGcactccttccccttcaagAGAAGCCGACACCTTCCTTCGCAGAGAACACATCTTGCTGCGGCAGCATCACGCCTTCCTTGGACAGCCAGGCATCCAGTACCATCCTTCCTCCAGCAgaacccctccttcccgTCCTCATCATGGCTAAAACCCTCTTTGACCTCCTAGAGGTGCACGACCAGTCGTCCGAAAACGAAGAAGACGTCCCAACAGTATCACagcatccccatccccacccccatccgcATCCCCAGGCCCAGGTCCAGGTCCAGGTCCAGCCCCAACCCACTGAAGACGGGGCGTCCGTTACCAGTACCGCAGCTACAGAGGAAATGCCACCCAGTGGCCGGCCCCGGCCCAACACTCCCAGGCGGGAGGCCGACTTCTCCTCCCTTCTCAACCATGCCGAAAAGGTCGAAGTCAGCTCGCTCATCAATAGACTGACCGACATGATGCAGAAGCAGACAACCCAGTTGTTTGATGTGTTTCCACCCGAGAGCAACCCCCTGCCCGTCCGCATCACGGTCTGGAACAAGCTCCCCCCCTATCTCAGAGACCTCAGCTTGACCAAGCCGGTCGAAGAGCAGCCCAGAAAGGCCCCAGAGAAGCAGGAGAATGTCAAGCCATCGCGCTCTAAGAAGGGAGGTCGGTCCAATGGCAGAAGAACTGACAATAGCACCTCCTCGGACGCCcctccagccccagcccAGAGGGAGCCTGACGTGCCACTCGGCCCTCGCCAAcaggagctcaagaaggaggcgCTGATGCACTTCAAGCGCTGGCAGACGGCTGTGCTCAAGCGTGCTGGCGACATTTCGATCCGAAAGGCGAACGACTACGGCAATCAGTATGGGTATGGGCCCAAGAGAGGCTCGTCGTCCTATAAGAAAAAGAGGGCAAACAGTAAGTTCCAGACCCAGGCCGACGGCTGGGTCCCAGTTGGACGTCCTGACCATGTGGCAGACTCGCAGCCGGCTACCATGATCAACGTCACACCCATCACCGTGGAAGCCGATCCTGCCTTCTGGCAACTGTACCCGCCCATTGCAACAGCGCTTTCGACTCTCCCGGCAGGCAAGAGATGTCTCTTGCTTCATTGCCTCATGCTTTTGCTGCTCTCGCTTGAGAGCTACAACGCCTACACCCGCATCTTGATGCTCAACATCACCTCGTCCCTTCGCTTACCACTGCGTGTCTTgaccgaggaagaggtgagaATTAGCAAGGCCTTCGCTGACCTTGCCAAGACGGTGTCATTTGAAGAGGTGGCTTTAAAGAGGACGGAGGAGAACAAGTCTTCTCGGAGACGAGCCGGCCCGGCAGGCGCTCACTTTGTGCCCAGCGGCAATCTCGCAGCTCCGCTGATTGCTGCCAGCATCGGTTCAGTCACTGGTGGtatgggggttgggagcaCCACAGCCGCGGGCCTTCTTGGCACGATGGCTGAGAGTGGCCTCGTTGTCGGAAACGTTCTCGGTATGTGCccttgtcgagctggcgGTAAAACTATGGAACAACACGCCAAAGACGTTAGTGACGCCGGCTTTATTCCTCTTCGCGGCATTGTCAACGAGGAGTGTTTCAAAATTAGCGAGATTGTTCCAGATCATCGCCGGATTCGAGTCGTGTTGGGAGTCGGTGCCTGGCTGCCCAACAAGACGGACATCTTCCGCCCCTGGAGATGCTTGGGGGAGCAGAATGAGGTGTATGTGGTTCGTTGGGAGCTCGACAACCTGGTCAAGCTGAACACGGCGCTCGAGACCATGGTCAAGAGCGCCGCGTGGTCCATCGCCAAGAAGGAAATCATTGCTCGGTCTAGTGAGCCCAGTTCCAAGCTCCTTCAGCCTGACCCTGCGAAGAGTGCTGACCGCCACGGGCCAGTTTATACTAGTCTGATCGACGCCCGTTGGCCGGCCTCTCTTCTAAAGCTCAGCAAGATTGTCGACAACCCCTGGAACACCTGCATGGTCCGCGCCGACAAGCTGGGCTCTATTCTTGCTGATATCATCTCAAGCAAGGCGCCCGGTGAGCGTGGTGTCTCGCTGGTCGGGTACAGCCTCGGTGCCCGCGCCATTTACACCTGTATGGCCATCTTGGCCGAGCGACGGGcgtttggtttggtggagaACGTGGTGGTCATGGGCCTCCCGGCGCCTTCGGAGACGGCCATCTGGGTCGCCATGAGAAGTGTGGTGACGGGTCGCATGGTCAATGTGTACTCGGAGAACGACTACATCCTGGGCTTCCTCTGCCGTCAGTGCAGTGTCGAGTATGGAGTTGCAGGTTTGGAGCGAATCGCCGGGGTTGAAAGTATCGAGCAATTGGATGTCTCTGCTAAGGTCAGTAGCCACCTCAGATACCCATACCTCGCCGGCACCATTCTGCATCACATCGGCTGGGAGGACGTCGACAAGGAACAGGCCACCCAGCAGGAGCACGCCATGTCGAtttgggaggagaagctccgGCAGCACGAGGCGAGAcgggctgctgttgagacGGGCAGGCCGGACCCTTTCAAGACCCTGAACACCTTGACGGATACAACGAACAAGGGTCCCGAGCAAGGTATTATTCGTACCCgcatgaggaagaagaagggcaagaaatGAAGTTTTGGAGGGATTTGATACCGAGTATCTGCACAGGGAATC from Podospora pseudocomata strain CBS 415.72m chromosome 3, whole genome shotgun sequence includes:
- the YPI1 gene encoding Type 1 phosphatases regulator ypi1 (COG:S; EggNog:ENOG503P744), with the protein product MSSNDTPSHPTTQQHQREPRTGTISTTQTITTTSTSPPQAILRLRGAHAPSSRTVQWSEDVIDNEGLNRKKSKVCCIYHRPKGVDESSSESSSSDSSDSDSDSDGGKGDLDRQGKSDGGRRRLHNHNDDDKCNGHHHHHHHSRGRKKNGDEGGSKRRKRKPSPNAYEKMPDYGIKPPGKGKDKDTSGDGGPMKA
- a CDS encoding hypothetical protein (EggNog:ENOG503NYP3; COG:S), with amino-acid sequence MAKTLFDLLEVHDQSSENEEDVPTVSQHPHPHPHPHPQAQVQVQVQPQPTEDGASVTSTAATEEMPPSGRPRPNTPRREADFSSLLNHAEKVEVSSLINRLTDMMQKQTTQLFDVFPPESNPLPVRITVWNKLPPYLRDLSLTKPVEEQPRKAPEKQENVKPSRSKKGGRSNGRRTDNSTSSDAPPAPAQREPDVPLGPRQQELKKEALMHFKRWQTAVLKRAGDISIRKANDYGNQYGYGPKRGSSSYKKKRANSKFQTQADGWVPVGRPDHVADSQPATMINVTPITVEADPAFWQLYPPIATALSTLPAGKRCLLLHCLMLLLLSLESYNAYTRILMLNITSSLRLPLRVLTEEEVRISKAFADLAKTVSFEEVALKRTEENKSSRRRAGPAGAHFVPSGNLAAPLIAASIGSVTGGMGVGSTTAAGLLGTMAESGLVVGNVLGMCPCRAGGKTMEQHAKDVSDAGFIPLRGIVNEECFKISEIVPDHRRIRVVLGVGAWLPNKTDIFRPWRCLGEQNEVYVVRWELDNLVKLNTALETMVKSAAWSIAKKEIIARSIYTSLIDARWPASLLKLSKIVDNPWNTCMVRADKLGSILADIISSKAPGERGVSLVGYSLGARAIYTCMAILAERRAFGLVENVVVMGLPAPSETAIWVAMRSVVTGRMVNVYSENDYILGFLCRQCSVEYGVAGLERIAGVESIEQLDVSAKVSSHLRYPYLAGTILHHIGWEDVDKEQATQQEHAMSIWEEKLRQHEARRAAVETGRPDPFKTLNTLTDTTNKGPEQGIIRTRMRKKKGKK